The following proteins come from a genomic window of Miscanthus floridulus cultivar M001 chromosome 2, ASM1932011v1, whole genome shotgun sequence:
- the LOC136535932 gene encoding SART-1 family protein DOT2-like yields the protein MSSAPALDEMELDGGERHRDKERRERHRREEKDYNGSGRRDRDKEKDDRRREKDDGKHRDRDRERESDRDKDSKYRGRDKEPERGRDRDRGKDREREPDRQRDKDRGKDRDKEAERDKERERRDRDKERSRNRDKDKDRAEREDRDHEKSRGKGRGEDDAGSSKGDKGDQKRRVDASGDAEQPAADELRERIARAKEERLKDKKEGGILDGNDGASEILSWVGKSRKLDEKRQAEKEKALRLARALEEQDNILAENGDDDDDEEEDTQVGDHLSGVKVLHGLDKVLEGGAVVMTLKDQSILANGDINEDADMLENIEIGEQKQRDEAYKASKKKGTYDDKFSDDSLSKKSMLSHYDDQMEDEGVTLDEGGRFTGEAEKKLEELRKRIEGNYIQKKTEDLTSTTKMATDYFTHDEMLKFKKPKKKKSLRKKEKLDLDTLEAEAIASGLGAADRGSRNDGKRQSAREEEQAADAEKRNSAYQTAIAKAEEASRALREEKTAPTKPAEEELVFGDDYEDLQKSLEQARKLALRKQEEAAASAPQSIVELATATKSQEDTEAAEGDSEQNKVVITEMEEFVWGLQLNQGTRKPEDDVFMDEDDAMPSGNLAKDDANGLAEMEEEALTEIPAKVEEDGVKPDEVIHEVAVGKGLAGALKILKERGSLNEGTDWGGRTTDKKKSKLIGVEDGPKDIRIERIDEFGRVMTPKEAFRHLSHKFHGKGPGKMKQEKRQKRYEDDLKTKHMKSSDTPLLAAEKMREAQSRNQTPYLILSGNAKTGQTSDASNYATLQTEQPGSLTPMLGDKKVEHFLGIKRSAKPGSLPPPVPKKPKN from the exons ATGTCGTCTGCGCCTGCGCTGGACGAGATGGAGCTGGACGGCGGTGAGCGGCATCGGGAtaaggagaggagggagaggcaTAGGAGGGAGGAGAAGGACTACAATGGTAGTGGAAGAAGggacagggacaaagagaaggacgacaggagaagggagaaggatgATGGTAAGCATAGGGATAGGGACAGGGAGAGGGAGAGTGATAGGGATAAGGATAGCAAGTACAGGGGCCGGGATAAGGAGCCAGAGCGTGGCCGTGACCGTGACCGGGGCAAGGATCGGGAGCGGGAACCAGATCGGCAACGTGACAAGGACCGTGGCAAAGACCGGGATAAGGAAGCAGAGCGCGATAAGGAAAGGGAGCGGAGGGACAGGGATAAGGAGAGAAGCCGCAACAGAGACAAGGACAAGGATAGGGCAGAGAGGGAGGATAGGGATCACGAGAAGTCAAGGGGGAAGGGTCGTGGAGAAGATGATGCAGGTTCATCCAAGGGTGACAAGGGGGATCAGAAGCGGAGAGTTGATGCCTCAGGGGATGCTGAGCAGCCCGCAGCAGATGAGCTCCGAGAGCGCATTGCAAG GGCAAAGGAGGAAAGATTGAAGGACAAAAAGGAAGGAGGAATACTGGACGGTAATGATGGGGCTTCTGAGATACTGTCATGGGTGGGAAAGAGTCGTAAACTAGATGAAAAAAGGCAAGCTGAAAAGGAGAAAGCATTACGTCTTGCACGAGCATTGGAGGAACAG GATAATATCTTGGCAGAAAatggtgacgatgatgatgatgaagaggaagaCACTCAAGTTGGAG ACCACTTATCTGGTGTTAAGGTTCTTCATGGCCTTGATAAGGTTTTGGAAGGTGGTGCAGTTGTCATGACTCTCAAAGATCAGAGTATTCTTGCCAATGGGGATATCAATGAAG ATGCTGATATGCTTGAGAACATTGAGATTGGTGAGCAGAAACAAAGAGATGAGGCTTATAAGGCTTCAAAGAAAAAAGGAACTTATGATGACAA GTTCAGCGATGATTCATTGTCAAAGAAGTCGATGCTGTCACATTATGATGACCAAATGGAAGATGAG GGTGTGACACTTGATGAAGGTGGACGTTTCACCGGTGAAGcagaaaagaagctagaagag CTCCGGAAAAGGATTGAAGGTAATTATATTCAGAAAAAGACAGAAGACCTTACTTCCACCACAAAAATGGCAACAGACTATTTTACCCATGATGAAATGCTTAAATTTAAAAAACCAAAGAAAAAGAAATCcctgaggaagaaggagaagctgGATCTGGATACACTTGAGGCAGAAGCAATTGCTTCTGGATTGGGGGCCGCTGATCGTGGGTCCAGGAACGATGGAAAGAGACAGTCCGCTAGGGAGGAAGAGCAAGCGGCTGATGCTGAAAAGAGGAATAGTGCATATCAAACTGCCATTGCAAAGGCTGAAGAGGCATCAAGAGCATTGCGCGAGGAGAAAACTGCACCTACTAAACCGGCTGAAGAAGAACTTGTTTTCGGTGATGATTATGAAGATCTACAGAAATCTCTGGAGCAAGCAAGAAAGTTGGCCCTAAGGAAGCAGGAAGAGGCTGCCGCTTCTGCTCCTCAGTCCATAGTTGAACTGGCTACTGCAACCAAGAGCCAAGAGGATACAGAAGCCGCAGAAGGAGATTCAGAACAGAATAAGGTTGTTATCACAGAGATGGAAGAGTTCGTGTGGGGACTACAATTGAATCAAG GAACACGCAAGCCAGAAGACGATGTGTTTatggatgaagatgatgccatgcctTCAGGTAATCTTGCAAAAGATGACGCTAATGGGTTGGCAGAGATGGAAGAGGAAGCTCTGACAGAAATACCAGCCAAGGTTGAAGAGGATGGAGTCAAACCGGATGAGGTTATACATGAAGTTGCAGTAGGCAAGGGTTTAGCTGGTGCTTTGAAGATTCTTAAGGAGCGAGGAAGCCTCAATGAGGGAACAGATTGGGGAGGCAGAACTACAGACAAGAAAAAGAGCAAGCTTATTGGTGTGGAGGATGGACCTAAAGACATTCGCATTGAAAGAATAGATGAATTTGGTAGAGTG ATGACACCTAAGGAGGCATTCCGTCATCTTTCGCACAAATTTCATGGCAAGGGGCCAGGTAAAATGAAACAAGAAAAACGCCAGAAGAGATACGAGGATGATCTGAAAACCAAGCATATGAAATCTTCTGACACACCATTATTGGCCGCGGAAAAGATGAGAGAGGCTCAATCTCGCAACCAAACACCATACCTCATTTTAAGTGGCAACGCAAAAACAGG TCAAACAAGTGATGCTAGCAACTATGCTACCTTGCAGACAGAGCAACCTGGGAGCCTAACACCCATGCTTGGGGACAAAAAG GTCGAGCATTTCCTGGGCATCAAACGAAGTGCCAAGCCTGGAAGCTTACCTCCTCCAGTCCCAAAGAAACCGAAGAACTGA